The segment ATGTGGATTAATGTTGAATGGTACAAATCCAAATGTTTTAAAACTTGGCGGATATACTATAGGCATGTCATTGGTAGTGTTTATGGTGAGACCGCAAATATTGCTACCAGCACTGGTGCCAAAATAAGGTGTTCCATTTTTAACCACAGATTTGATAGTATCCACCAAATCATGTTTATACAATTGATTGACCAAAACAAAAGTATTACCACCACCCGTAAAAATACCTTTTGCTTGTTCTAAGGCTTTTTTTGGATGTTCAAATTCATGAAGACCGACAACATGTTTATCAATTTTTTGAAAAGCATTATTAATTTTAGCGGTGTATTCATCATGGGTAATTCCACTAGGTCTTGCATATGGAATGAAAACTATTTCTGAAGTGTCTTTGAAAAGAACGCGCAATTCTTCTAATATATAATCAAGTGGTTCGCCACCATGAATCGTCGATGTACTAGCAATAATAATATTTCTCATTGGTTGTAATTTGTTGTAAATTTAGGTAAAGGATTAATTTAACAAAAGTTTAGTGCGCCATTATTATTAAATTAAGTTTTCAAATCTTTTCTTTACTCAATTAAAATGCTATCCATGAAAAAATTAATACTCCTTTGTTTTACCCTTTCAAACCTATTGATTAATGCACAATCATTTCAGCGTGTTCAAGTTGAAGGTAAAATTATTGTTGAGGGTAATGATGTAGAGGGAATAACAGTATTTAATACCTCTTCTAATAAAGGTGTTACTACAGATGAAAATGGAGAATTTACAATTGAGGTTGGTCTAAACGATTTCATTGAATTTAGAGCCTTGCAGTACCAGAATTTTGATTTACAAGTAAGTGAAGCTATCATAGCATCCAAACGGATGCGGGTCTTTTTGATTGAAGAAATTAATAAATTGGATGAAATTTTAGTTTTAACTAAAGGACTG is part of the Formosa sp. Hel1_31_208 genome and harbors:
- the pepE gene encoding dipeptidase PepE, giving the protein MRNIIIASTSTIHGGEPLDYILEELRVLFKDTSEIVFIPYARPSGITHDEYTAKINNAFQKIDKHVVGLHEFEHPKKALEQAKGIFTGGGNTFVLVNQLYKHDLVDTIKSVVKNGTPYFGTSAGSNICGLTINTTNDMPIVYPPSFKTFGFVPFNINPHYLDPDPSSTHMGETRETRIKEFHKFNTQPVVGIREGSWLEVKGDAIVLNGPLNARIFQYDKSPYEVPSGTDLRGLK